From Carassius auratus strain Wakin chromosome 10, ASM336829v1, whole genome shotgun sequence, a single genomic window includes:
- the LOC113109595 gene encoding neurolysin, mitochondrial-like isoform X2 — protein sequence MFTLGVSVTRALRRVVLSSSKLKMSLQNGSVTSVQSNSLRWDLSPEEIRHHTHTLIQKTERVYDTVGSVDLGKVCFENTLQVIADAKAEYAASRHVLDFPQYVSPCKEVRLASTEADKRLSDFDVEVSMRVDVFQRLTALQEKQSGDLSPESERFLGRLIKLGKRNGLHLSKDIREEIKSISKKISELSIDFNQNLNEENTVLLFSQQELVGLAESYVNGLEETEDGRYKVTLAYPHYFPLMKRCHVPETRRKMEMAFHSRCKDVNTAILEQLIELRAKLAKLLGFSSHANYVLEMTMAKNAEKVERFLDELYERLRPVGEQEREYLLSLKRADCERRGLAFDGQLHAWDMPYYMNQVEQVKFAVDKDKLIEYFPLEVVTQGLLDIYQDLLGLRFKRLQDAHVWHDSVSLYSVLDSGTGEEIGQFYLDLHPREGKYGHAACFGLQPGCLGPDGKRRTPVAAMVANFTRPSSSWPSLLQHHEVETFFHEFGHVMHELCSRTRYAEFSGTQVETDFVEVPSQMLENWVWEKEPLRRMSRHYKDGSPIPDALLDKLIASRVANTGLMNLRQIVLSKADQTLHTKDRADTAAEFAKHSQDILGIPATPGTNMTASFSHLAGGYDGQYYSYLWSEVYSMDIFFSRFKKEGILNPKVGREYRRVLLEAGGSVDGVDMLKTFLGREPCQDAFFQCKGLKEQDWQ from the exons ATGTTTACCCTCGGCGTTTCTGTGACCCGAGCGCTACGAAG AGTTGTTTTGTCCAGCTCAAAGCTGAAGATGAGCCTTCAGAATGGATCGGTCACATCTGTCCAGAGCAACAGCCTACGCTGGGACCTGAGCCCAGAGGAGatcagacatcacacacacacactgatccagAAGACAGAGCGGGTCTACGACACCGTGGGCTCCGTGGACCTCGGGAAGGTGTGCTTTGAGAATACACTGCAGGTCATCGCAGACGCAAAAGCAGAGTATGCCG CTTCACGGCATGTGTTGGACTTCCCTCAGTATGTCTCGCCGTGTAAAGAGGTGAGATTGGCGAGCACCGAGGCTGACAAACGCCTGTCGGATTTCGATGTGGAAGTGAGCATGAGGGTAGATGTGTTTCAGAGACTTACAGCTCTGCAG GAAAAACAATCCGGTGATTTATCGCCCGAGTCGGAGAGATTCCTGGGACGACTCATCAAATTAGGGAAACGGAACGGATTGCACTTGTCCAAGGATATCCGAGAA GAAATCAAGTCGATCTCTAAGAAAATAAGTGAACTCTCAATTGATTTCAACCAAAATCTGAATGAAGAAAACACCGTGCTGTTGTTCTCTCAGCAAGAGCTTG TGGGTCTTGCGGAAAGCTACGTGAACGGTCTTGAGGAAACAGAAGATGGGCGGTATAAAGTCACCCTCGCGTACCCCCACTACTTCCCCCTGATGAAAAGATGTCATGTCCCCGAAACCAGGAGGAAGATGGAGATGGCCTTTCACAGCAGGTGCAAAGAT GTGAACACTGCCATCCTGGAGCAGCTGATTGAGTTACGGGCGAAGCTAGCTAAACTCCTGGGCTTCAGCAGTCATGCCAACTATGTGCTGGAAATGACCATGGCCAAAAATGCAGAGAAAGTGGAAAGGTTTCTGG ATGAGTTGTATGAGAGGTTGAGGCCAGTGGGCGAGCAGGAGCGGGAATACCTGCTGTCACTCAAACGTGCTGACTGTGAGAGGCGGGGCTTGGCGTTTGACGGACAGCTCCACGCGTGGGACATGCCCTACTACATGAACCAGGTGGAGCAAGTGAAGTTTGCGGTGGACAAGGACAAACTGATCGAATACTTCCCTCTGGAGGTGGTGACCCAGGGCCTGCTGGACATCTATCAGGATCTGTTGGGTCTGAGGTTCAAGCGGCTGCAGGACGCTCACGTGTGGCACGACAGCGTCTCACTCTACTCCGTACTGGACTCTGGGACTGGAGAGGAGATCGGACAGTTTTACCTGGACTTGCATCCCAG GGAGGGTAAGTATGGTCACGCTGCATGCTTTGGGCTCCAGCCGGGATGTCTCGGGCCTGATGGGAAGCGTAGGACGCCTGTAGCTGCCATGGTGGCCAACTTCACGAGACCCTCGAGCAGCTGGCCTTCGCTCCTGCAGCACCACGAGGTGGAGACCTTCTTCCATGAGTTTGGACACGTCATGCATGAGCTCTGCTCCCGG ACGCGCTACGCAGAGTTCAGTGGGACGCAGGTGGAGACTGATTTCGTGGAGGTGCCGTCTCAGATGCTGGAGAACTGGGTTTGGGAGAAGGAGCCGCTCAGGAGGATGTCCCGACACTATAAAGATGGCAGCCCCATCCCAGACGCTCTGCTGGATAAACTCATCGCATCTAGAGTGGCCAACACAG GTCTGATGAACCTCAGGCAGATTGTTCTCAGTAAAGCTGACCAGACGCTCCACACTAAAGACCGAGCGGACACTGCGGCCGAGTTCGCCAAGCACAGCCAAGACATCCTGGGCATCCCGGCCACACCAG GCACAAACATGACGGCTAGTTTCAGTCACTTAGCCGGAGGATATGACGGTCAGTACTACAGCTACCTCTGGAGTGAAGTCTACTCCATGGACATCTTCTTCAGTCGCTTCAAAAAGGAAGGAATCTTGAATCCGAAG GTGGGCAGGGAATACAGGCGTGTGCTTCTGGAGGCTGGAGGCTCAGTGGACGGCGTGGACATGTTGAAGACGTTCCTGGGTCGAGAACCCTGCCAGGATGCCTTTTTTCAATGTAAAGGACTCAAGGAACAAGACTGGCAGTGA
- the LOC113109595 gene encoding thimet oligopeptidase-like isoform X1 — MFTLGVSVTRALRRVVLSSSKLKMSLQNGSVTSVQSNSLRWDLSPEEIRHHTHTLIQKTERVYDTVGSVDLGKVCFENTLQVIADAKAEYAASRHVLDFPQYVSPCKEVRLASTEADKRLSDFDVEVSMRVDVFQRLTALQEKQSGDLSPESERFLGRLIKLGKRNGLHLSKDIREEIKSISKKISELSIDFNQNLNEENTVLLFSQQELVGLAESYVNGLEETEDGRYKVTLAYPHYFPLMKRCHVPETRRKMEMAFHSRCKDVNTAILEQLIELRAKLAKLLGFSSHANYVLEMTMAKNAEKVERFLDELYERLRPVGEQEREYLLSLKRADCERRGLAFDGQLHAWDMPYYMNQVEQVKFAVDKDKLIEYFPLEVVTQGLLDIYQDLLGLRFKRLQDAHVWHDSVSLYSVLDSGTGEEIGQFYLDLHPREGKYGHAACFGLQPGCLGPDGKRRTPVAAMVANFTRPSSSWPSLLQHHEVETFFHEFGHVMHELCSRCPLALFQTRYAEFSGTQVETDFVEVPSQMLENWVWEKEPLRRMSRHYKDGSPIPDALLDKLIASRVANTGLMNLRQIVLSKADQTLHTKDRADTAAEFAKHSQDILGIPATPGTNMTASFSHLAGGYDGQYYSYLWSEVYSMDIFFSRFKKEGILNPKVGREYRRVLLEAGGSVDGVDMLKTFLGREPCQDAFFQCKGLKEQDWQ; from the exons ATGTTTACCCTCGGCGTTTCTGTGACCCGAGCGCTACGAAG AGTTGTTTTGTCCAGCTCAAAGCTGAAGATGAGCCTTCAGAATGGATCGGTCACATCTGTCCAGAGCAACAGCCTACGCTGGGACCTGAGCCCAGAGGAGatcagacatcacacacacacactgatccagAAGACAGAGCGGGTCTACGACACCGTGGGCTCCGTGGACCTCGGGAAGGTGTGCTTTGAGAATACACTGCAGGTCATCGCAGACGCAAAAGCAGAGTATGCCG CTTCACGGCATGTGTTGGACTTCCCTCAGTATGTCTCGCCGTGTAAAGAGGTGAGATTGGCGAGCACCGAGGCTGACAAACGCCTGTCGGATTTCGATGTGGAAGTGAGCATGAGGGTAGATGTGTTTCAGAGACTTACAGCTCTGCAG GAAAAACAATCCGGTGATTTATCGCCCGAGTCGGAGAGATTCCTGGGACGACTCATCAAATTAGGGAAACGGAACGGATTGCACTTGTCCAAGGATATCCGAGAA GAAATCAAGTCGATCTCTAAGAAAATAAGTGAACTCTCAATTGATTTCAACCAAAATCTGAATGAAGAAAACACCGTGCTGTTGTTCTCTCAGCAAGAGCTTG TGGGTCTTGCGGAAAGCTACGTGAACGGTCTTGAGGAAACAGAAGATGGGCGGTATAAAGTCACCCTCGCGTACCCCCACTACTTCCCCCTGATGAAAAGATGTCATGTCCCCGAAACCAGGAGGAAGATGGAGATGGCCTTTCACAGCAGGTGCAAAGAT GTGAACACTGCCATCCTGGAGCAGCTGATTGAGTTACGGGCGAAGCTAGCTAAACTCCTGGGCTTCAGCAGTCATGCCAACTATGTGCTGGAAATGACCATGGCCAAAAATGCAGAGAAAGTGGAAAGGTTTCTGG ATGAGTTGTATGAGAGGTTGAGGCCAGTGGGCGAGCAGGAGCGGGAATACCTGCTGTCACTCAAACGTGCTGACTGTGAGAGGCGGGGCTTGGCGTTTGACGGACAGCTCCACGCGTGGGACATGCCCTACTACATGAACCAGGTGGAGCAAGTGAAGTTTGCGGTGGACAAGGACAAACTGATCGAATACTTCCCTCTGGAGGTGGTGACCCAGGGCCTGCTGGACATCTATCAGGATCTGTTGGGTCTGAGGTTCAAGCGGCTGCAGGACGCTCACGTGTGGCACGACAGCGTCTCACTCTACTCCGTACTGGACTCTGGGACTGGAGAGGAGATCGGACAGTTTTACCTGGACTTGCATCCCAG GGAGGGTAAGTATGGTCACGCTGCATGCTTTGGGCTCCAGCCGGGATGTCTCGGGCCTGATGGGAAGCGTAGGACGCCTGTAGCTGCCATGGTGGCCAACTTCACGAGACCCTCGAGCAGCTGGCCTTCGCTCCTGCAGCACCACGAGGTGGAGACCTTCTTCCATGAGTTTGGACACGTCATGCATGAGCTCTGCTCCCGG TGTCCACTTGCATTGTTCCAGACGCGCTACGCAGAGTTCAGTGGGACGCAGGTGGAGACTGATTTCGTGGAGGTGCCGTCTCAGATGCTGGAGAACTGGGTTTGGGAGAAGGAGCCGCTCAGGAGGATGTCCCGACACTATAAAGATGGCAGCCCCATCCCAGACGCTCTGCTGGATAAACTCATCGCATCTAGAGTGGCCAACACAG GTCTGATGAACCTCAGGCAGATTGTTCTCAGTAAAGCTGACCAGACGCTCCACACTAAAGACCGAGCGGACACTGCGGCCGAGTTCGCCAAGCACAGCCAAGACATCCTGGGCATCCCGGCCACACCAG GCACAAACATGACGGCTAGTTTCAGTCACTTAGCCGGAGGATATGACGGTCAGTACTACAGCTACCTCTGGAGTGAAGTCTACTCCATGGACATCTTCTTCAGTCGCTTCAAAAAGGAAGGAATCTTGAATCCGAAG GTGGGCAGGGAATACAGGCGTGTGCTTCTGGAGGCTGGAGGCTCAGTGGACGGCGTGGACATGTTGAAGACGTTCCTGGGTCGAGAACCCTGCCAGGATGCCTTTTTTCAATGTAAAGGACTCAAGGAACAAGACTGGCAGTGA